A window from Ignavibacteriota bacterium encodes these proteins:
- a CDS encoding heme exporter protein CcmB — MKIISVLKKDWESELRTRYAINALAMFILVTISVILFSIGQEKVSVHLTGGLFWVVIFFSAMSGLSRAFVSEEERGTTLTLQLIAAPSTIYFGKLFFNLVLVFIMNIAIFILYYLLFESFVILNFLLFFVSLFFGSIGIAISSTIIAAIISKANTKGTLYPVLSFPILLPLILTLMELTKFAMDGDTIVQSYAELMVLISYDVIMITAGYMLFDFIWKD, encoded by the coding sequence ATGAAAATAATTTCGGTACTTAAAAAAGATTGGGAATCTGAACTTAGAACTCGTTATGCAATAAACGCATTAGCGATGTTTATTCTTGTTACAATTAGCGTGATTTTATTTTCAATCGGACAAGAAAAAGTAAGTGTTCATTTAACCGGCGGATTATTTTGGGTAGTAATTTTCTTTTCTGCAATGTCCGGATTATCACGAGCATTTGTTTCCGAGGAAGAAAGAGGAACAACACTAACACTTCAATTAATTGCAGCACCATCCACAATTTATTTTGGCAAATTATTCTTCAATCTCGTTCTTGTTTTTATAATGAACATTGCAATTTTTATACTTTATTATTTGCTCTTCGAATCATTTGTTATTTTAAACTTCTTACTTTTTTTTGTTTCATTATTTTTTGGAAGTATTGGAATTGCAATTTCATCCACAATAATTGCGGCAATAATTTCTAAGGCAAATACTAAGGGAACACTTTATCCGGTTTTATCATTTCCAATTTTATTACCGCTTATTTTAACTCTAATGGAATTAACAAAATTTGCAATGGATGGGGATACAATTGTTCAATCTTACGCAGAATTGATGGTTTTAATTTCTTACGATGTTATAATGATAACTGCCGGATATATGTTGTTTGATTTTATTTGGAAAGATTAA
- a CDS encoding M48 family metallopeptidase, with protein MKSKILLIVLLAISIFTNSCSTVPVTGRNQLNIIPASQLMSMSFQQYDEFLKTNKLSSDTKNIALIKNIGAKIQKAVEQYFAEQKMSDQLDGYSWEFNLVESEQVNAWCMPGGKVVFYTGILPICQDEAGIATVMGHEIAHAIAEHGGERMSQSLLVELGGMGLQVALQNEPQLTQQLAMTAFGVGAQVGVLLPFSRLHESEADHLGLIFMAMAGYNPNEAVSFWQRMAAQGGGAPPEFLSTHPSNETRINDLKKLIPKAMQYYKK; from the coding sequence ATGAAAAGTAAAATTTTATTAATTGTACTTTTAGCAATTTCTATTTTTACAAATTCATGCAGCACAGTGCCGGTAACCGGAAGAAATCAATTAAATATAATTCCAGCATCGCAATTAATGTCAATGAGTTTTCAGCAATATGATGAATTTCTAAAGACTAATAAATTAAGCAGCGATACAAAAAATATTGCCCTCATTAAAAACATTGGTGCAAAAATTCAGAAAGCTGTTGAACAATATTTTGCTGAACAAAAAATGTCGGATCAGCTTGATGGATATTCTTGGGAATTTAATTTAGTTGAAAGTGAACAAGTAAATGCTTGGTGCATGCCCGGTGGAAAAGTAGTTTTCTATACTGGTATTTTGCCAATTTGCCAAGATGAAGCGGGAATTGCAACGGTAATGGGACACGAAATTGCTCATGCAATTGCAGAACACGGCGGCGAAAGAATGAGTCAATCTCTATTAGTTGAATTAGGTGGAATGGGTTTACAAGTTGCATTGCAGAATGAACCTCAATTAACTCAACAATTAGCAATGACAGCTTTTGGAGTTGGTGCGCAAGTTGGAGTTTTATTACCTTTTAGTAGATTGCACGAAAGCGAAGCTGATCACTTGGGATTAATTTTTATGGCAATGGCTGGTTACAATCCTAATGAAGCAGTAAGTTTTTGGCAGAGAATGGCTGCTCAAGGCGGCGGTGCCCCACCGGAATTTTTAAGCACTCACCCTTCAAATGAAACAAGAATTAATGATTTAAAGAAATTGATTCCCAAAGCAATGCAATATTATAAAAAATAA
- a CDS encoding DNA-3-methyladenine glycosylase yields the protein MNQKLKKVFYKRDVLIVAKELLGKIFVFNDKRIGKKLSAKIVEVEAYDGNIDEAAHTFIGKTERNKIMFEEGGFLYVYFTYGKHFCANIVTGEKNHGTAILIRAMEPIDEIETFSKNRFGKNNLSVTEKIHLLNGPGKICKAFNITKDQYGIDLTNDEIYLLDSAKILENQIVTTKRIGIKKSKDLMWRFYIKDNKYISKM from the coding sequence ATGAATCAAAAGTTAAAAAAAGTTTTTTACAAAAGAGACGTTCTAATTGTTGCAAAAGAATTATTAGGAAAAATTTTTGTTTTTAATGATAAAAGAATCGGTAAAAAACTTTCGGCTAAAATTGTGGAAGTTGAAGCTTATGACGGTAACATTGACGAAGCTGCTCATACATTTATTGGTAAAACGGAACGCAATAAAATAATGTTTGAAGAAGGCGGGTTTCTGTATGTTTATTTCACTTATGGAAAACACTTTTGTGCAAATATTGTAACCGGTGAAAAAAATCATGGAACGGCAATTTTAATTAGAGCAATGGAACCGATTGATGAAATTGAAACTTTTTCAAAAAATAGATTTGGCAAAAATAATTTAAGTGTAACTGAAAAAATTCATTTATTAAACGGTCCGGGGAAAATTTGTAAAGCTTTTAATATTACGAAAGATCAATATGGAATTGACTTAACCAACGATGAAATTTATTTATTAGATTCTGCAAAAATTTTAGAAAACCAAATTGTTACAACAAAAAGAATTGGAATAAAAAAATCGAAAGATTTAATGTGGAGATTTTACATAAAAGACAATAAATATATCTCAAAAATGTGA
- a CDS encoding CPBP family intramembrane metalloprotease, protein MNNENMSQPENNPNQFHNVPTMSPTKAAVLGLIAVFFIFQFGGGLLALGIFGFDIKNADMNLMRLLTIGSQILFILFPAILFSKLVFIDVTSIVRFRMPNPKEVGIFVLGLIIIMPLLQEYLHVQNYFINEIAKSNSLVEGIKNFFDELDKLVEESYLQLLTGNNVFEIILIIITVSVTPAICEEFFFRGFVQKSFEYKLKPLTSIFITSFFFGIYHFNPYGLVPLILLGMYFGFSVYLSNSIIVPIILHFLNNFISIIAFFVFGEEELMQSNFVDAEGINTHILIFILLLILFSAFVFFLKKNYNKIVNNEEVQNDLSKL, encoded by the coding sequence ATGAATAATGAAAATATGTCGCAGCCGGAAAATAATCCAAATCAATTTCATAATGTACCAACAATGTCTCCCACTAAAGCGGCAGTTTTAGGTTTAATAGCCGTCTTTTTTATTTTTCAATTTGGCGGCGGACTTTTAGCTTTAGGAATTTTTGGGTTTGATATTAAAAATGCAGATATGAATTTAATGAGGCTGCTTACAATTGGCTCACAAATTTTATTTATACTTTTTCCCGCAATACTTTTCAGCAAATTAGTTTTTATTGATGTAACTTCCATTGTACGTTTCAGAATGCCAAATCCAAAAGAAGTTGGAATTTTCGTATTGGGATTGATAATTATTATGCCGCTTCTTCAAGAATATCTTCACGTACAAAATTATTTTATAAATGAAATTGCAAAATCCAATTCTTTAGTTGAAGGAATAAAAAATTTCTTCGATGAACTTGATAAACTTGTCGAAGAATCATATTTGCAATTGCTAACCGGAAATAATGTTTTTGAAATAATTTTAATAATTATTACAGTTTCCGTAACTCCGGCAATTTGCGAGGAATTTTTCTTTCGGGGTTTTGTACAAAAAAGTTTTGAATATAAACTTAAACCGTTAACATCAATTTTTATAACAAGTTTCTTTTTCGGAATTTATCATTTCAATCCATACGGTTTAGTTCCGCTTATTTTGCTCGGAATGTATTTTGGTTTTTCAGTTTATCTCAGCAATTCCATTATTGTTCCAATCATACTTCATTTTCTAAATAATTTTATTTCAATAATTGCATTTTTTGTTTTTGGCGAAGAAGAATTAATGCAGTCAAATTTTGTTGATGCGGAAGGAATTAATACTCACATTTTAATTTTTATTCTCTTGCTAATCTTATTTTCGGCATTTGTGTTTTTCCTAAAGAAAAATTATAATAAGATTGTAAATAACGAAGAGGTGCAAAATGATTTGTCCAAATTGTGA
- a CDS encoding DUF2007 domain-containing protein, whose amino-acid sequence MICPNCEIEYVEGIKICVECGTELITNESFELNLINYDDWEIVFTTSDTIEAEMIKANLEGAGIESIILSQQDKNFPSPGDLSIIKILVKKEDLDDAKEIITDISREE is encoded by the coding sequence ATGATTTGTCCAAATTGTGAAATTGAATATGTTGAAGGAATTAAAATTTGTGTTGAATGCGGAACGGAATTAATTACAAACGAAAGTTTTGAACTCAATTTAATTAATTATGATGATTGGGAAATTGTGTTTACAACTTCGGATACAATTGAAGCTGAAATGATAAAAGCCAATCTGGAAGGCGCCGGAATTGAATCAATAATTTTATCTCAGCAAGATAAAAATTTTCCATCGCCGGGTGATTTATCAATAATAAAAATTTTGGTAAAGAAAGAAGATTTGGATGATGCAAAAGAAATTATTACTGATATTAGTAGGGAAGAATAA
- a CDS encoding DUF3108 domain-containing protein, whose protein sequence is MKNKSLIILFIIFSLSSLIAQKKEFRELENNAFSVGERLTFDVKYGFVTAGVAVMEIPSIKKIAKRDVYHVRFNVNSVESFDSFFKVRDRYETYLDVKGLFPWRFEQHIREGNFSRDFSAFFDQRKNSAKTSKGTYEIPDYVNDIVSAFYLARTFDFKSLKEGESFHLENFFKDKVYPLDVVYRGKEKVKVDAGTFNCIMIEPLVVEGGLFKNEGSIIVWLTDDDVKMPVKVKSKILIGSIDAELTSYEGIKPKLASSK, encoded by the coding sequence TTGAAAAATAAATCGTTAATAATTTTATTCATAATTTTTAGTTTATCAAGTTTAATTGCTCAAAAAAAAGAATTTAGAGAACTTGAAAATAATGCATTTTCTGTTGGTGAAAGATTAACTTTTGATGTTAAATACGGATTTGTTACAGCCGGTGTTGCCGTTATGGAAATTCCATCCATAAAAAAAATTGCAAAACGCGATGTTTATCATGTAAGATTTAATGTAAATTCTGTTGAAAGTTTTGATTCGTTTTTTAAAGTCCGCGATCGTTATGAAACTTATCTTGATGTAAAAGGATTATTTCCTTGGAGATTTGAACAGCATATTCGTGAAGGAAATTTTTCAAGAGATTTTTCCGCATTTTTTGATCAAAGAAAAAATTCTGCAAAAACAAGTAAAGGAACTTATGAAATTCCGGATTATGTGAATGACATAGTTTCTGCTTTTTATCTCGCACGAACTTTTGATTTTAAATCTTTAAAAGAGGGCGAAAGTTTTCATTTGGAAAATTTTTTCAAAGATAAAGTTTATCCGCTTGATGTTGTTTATCGTGGCAAAGAAAAGGTAAAAGTTGATGCCGGAACTTTTAATTGTATTATGATTGAACCGTTAGTTGTTGAAGGCGGTTTATTCAAAAATGAAGGAAGCATTATTGTTTGGCTTACGGATGATGATGTAAAAATGCCGGTAAAAGTAAAGTCCAAAATTCTAATTGGTTCAATTGATGCTGAACTTACAAGTTACGAAGGAATAAAACCAAAATTGGCTTCGTCAAAATAA
- the rimO gene encoding 30S ribosomal protein S12 methylthiotransferase RimO — translation MSENKNRIEIITLGCSKNVVDSERLANQLIANNFEITNTSENSDSIIINTCGFIDAAKEESINTILEAIELKKQGKIKKVVVAGCLSERFKDELKSEIPDVDVFFGTEDYEGIIKEFGGDLKKELLGERQLTTPIHFAYLKISEGCDNPCSFCAIPLMRGLHKSKPIEDLLNEVNSLVKKGVKELIIIGQDTTDYGKDIYGKRNLAELLRKISEINGVEWIKLLYAYPSHFPEDLIDEIATNPKICKYIDIPLQHISDSVLKSMRRGITKNTTINLLQKLKSKIPNLALRTTFIVGYPNETEIEFDELKKFIKEFKFDKVGVFNYSVEENTPSFILGDKFSEEIKEERKLEIMEIQKEISFAKNKNLIGNKLRVIIDDIEGEYFVGRTERDAPEVDGEVLIKAENKMLKLGEFYFIEIVDCNEYDLYGKLV, via the coding sequence ATGTCAGAAAATAAAAATAGAATAGAAATTATTACTTTAGGCTGTTCAAAAAATGTTGTTGATTCGGAACGTTTAGCAAATCAACTTATTGCTAATAATTTTGAAATTACAAACACTTCAGAAAATTCGGATAGCATAATTATAAATACTTGCGGATTTATTGATGCCGCAAAAGAAGAATCTATCAATACAATTCTTGAAGCGATTGAACTAAAGAAACAAGGGAAAATTAAAAAAGTTGTCGTTGCGGGCTGTTTATCGGAGCGATTTAAAGATGAATTAAAATCAGAAATTCCGGATGTAGATGTTTTTTTCGGAACAGAAGATTACGAAGGAATTATTAAAGAATTTGGCGGAGATTTAAAAAAAGAATTGCTCGGTGAAAGGCAATTAACAACTCCAATACATTTTGCATATTTGAAAATTTCTGAAGGATGTGATAATCCTTGTTCGTTTTGCGCAATTCCGTTAATGAGGGGTTTGCATAAATCAAAACCGATTGAAGATTTGTTAAATGAAGTAAATTCGCTGGTTAAAAAAGGTGTAAAAGAATTAATTATAATTGGACAAGATACAACAGATTACGGCAAAGATATTTATGGAAAACGAAATCTTGCTGAACTATTACGCAAAATTTCTGAAATAAATGGAGTTGAATGGATAAAACTTTTGTATGCTTATCCATCACATTTTCCGGAAGATTTAATTGATGAAATTGCAACGAATCCAAAAATTTGTAAGTATATAGATATTCCGCTTCAGCATATTTCAGATTCGGTTTTAAAATCAATGCGAAGAGGAATTACAAAAAATACAACAATAAATTTATTACAAAAATTAAAATCGAAAATTCCTAATTTAGCGTTGCGTACTACGTTTATTGTTGGGTATCCGAATGAAACTGAAATTGAATTTGACGAATTGAAAAAATTTATAAAAGAATTTAAGTTTGATAAAGTTGGAGTTTTTAATTATTCGGTTGAAGAAAATACACCAAGTTTCATTTTAGGTGATAAATTTTCTGAAGAAATTAAGGAAGAAAGAAAGTTGGAAATTATGGAAATTCAGAAAGAAATTTCTTTTGCCAAAAATAAAAATCTAATTGGAAATAAATTAAGAGTAATTATTGATGATATTGAAGGTGAATATTTTGTTGGCAGAACTGAAAGGGATGCGCCGGAAGTTGATGGAGAAGTTTTAATTAAAGCTGAAAATAAAATGTTAAAATTGGGTGAATTTTATTTCATTGAAATTGTTGATTGTAATGAGTATGATTTATATGGAAAATTAGTTTAA
- a CDS encoding T9SS type A sorting domain-containing protein, whose translation MFNKYIFVLICFLIFIAILAQNNIPTFSERENLGLIENDEIDEASGIAASYKNPGVIWTHNDSGDKNRIFALDTTGKNLGEYFLTGIENRDWEDIAIGPGLDAAKSYIYIADIGDNDAQYSLKYIYIIEEPLVSLNQNPVISTIGKVEKITFYYPDEPRDAETLMLDPITKDLFVVTKRNSKINIYRLPFPQSTNSNIEAEISAEIKLDFDPEFNKPFNYLTGGNISINGTEILIKSYTNIFYWYRNPSKSIAEVLSETKPEILPFENTLDETQCEAICWKPYSDMGYYTLSEEKIDYNGTTLNFPASLYYYKRTSEITSVENLKITNNFKLEQNFPNPFNPITKIKYTIPADLETLHATSLQLIVYDFLGSELQTLVNEHKTTGNYEIEFDGSKFPSGIYYYELTYGNFRKVKKMVLLK comes from the coding sequence ATGTTTAATAAATATATTTTTGTTTTAATTTGTTTTTTAATTTTCATTGCAATATTGGCTCAAAATAATATTCCTACTTTTTCAGAAAGAGAAAATTTAGGTTTAATTGAAAATGATGAAATTGACGAAGCTTCCGGAATTGCAGCAAGTTACAAAAATCCCGGTGTAATTTGGACGCATAACGATTCTGGCGATAAAAATAGAATTTTTGCTCTTGATACAACTGGAAAAAATTTAGGCGAATATTTTCTTACCGGAATTGAAAATAGAGATTGGGAAGATATTGCTATTGGTCCAGGACTCGATGCTGCAAAATCATATATTTATATTGCTGATATTGGCGATAATGATGCTCAATATTCTCTAAAATATATTTATATAATTGAAGAACCTTTAGTTTCATTAAATCAAAATCCGGTTATTTCAACTATTGGCAAAGTAGAAAAAATTACATTTTATTATCCTGATGAACCTCGAGATGCAGAAACCCTAATGCTTGACCCAATTACAAAAGATTTATTTGTAGTAACAAAAAGAAATTCTAAAATTAATATTTATCGACTTCCATTTCCTCAATCAACAAATTCAAATATTGAGGCAGAAATTTCTGCTGAAATAAAATTGGATTTTGATCCGGAATTTAACAAACCATTTAATTATTTAACCGGCGGAAATATTTCGATAAATGGGACAGAAATTTTAATAAAATCTTACACAAATATTTTCTATTGGTATAGAAACCCCTCAAAATCAATTGCGGAAGTTTTAAGTGAAACTAAACCCGAAATTTTACCTTTTGAAAATACACTTGACGAAACCCAATGTGAAGCAATCTGTTGGAAACCTTATTCAGATATGGGCTATTACACATTGAGTGAAGAAAAAATTGATTATAATGGAACCACTTTAAATTTTCCTGCAAGTTTATATTATTATAAAAGAACTTCAGAAATTACATCTGTTGAAAATTTAAAGATTACAAACAATTTTAAACTTGAACAAAATTTTCCAAATCCATTTAATCCAATAACAAAAATTAAATATACTATTCCAGCCGATTTAGAGACATTGCATGCAACTTCTCTACAATTAATTGTGTATGATTTTCTTGGAAGTGAATTACAAACTTTAGTAAACGAACATAAAACTACCGGAAATTATGAAATAGAATTTGACGGCTCAAAATTTCCGAGTGGAATTTATTATTATGAACTTACTTATGGAAATTTTAGAAAAGTAAAAAAAATGGTTCTACTCAAATAA
- a CDS encoding S46 family peptidase, protein MKTKKYSTVLLISFLFLFLTGMFTPVPEEGMFPLSEIHKIDLVKAGLKIDPLEVYNPNGISLIDALVKVGGCSGSFISKEGLILTNHHCAFGAISKASSPENNYLENGFLAKTKLEEIPAKGTTVRITESYQDVSDIILNSVIGIEDLTERTKIIETKIKELADSAEDKSNSIVGEVSEMFKGKTYVLFKYRIIKDVRLVYAPPRSIGEFGGETDNWVWPRHTGDFTFMRAYVAPDGSAAEFSENNIPFMPKKFLKINPNGVEENDFVFILGYPGTTYRHMPSYFLQYQQNYNLPIISNTYEWMIEELEKIGKDDIELQLKFASTIKRLANTMKNFKGKLKGLKRIELVEKKQNEEKELLDFINSNEELKSKYGNLLIEFKNNYDELFSIADKNLWFNVIKRFSNGYRIADKIIEYNDEKNKPENERNENYKDENIEKSKKQIREILNEYNSQFEKSLLIKMFTDAEKFENKIQSLESINNLNEFVENNLMNSKMFNENYIDEILIKSPDEFDDKFISLVRNLEIEFDEIDKKYEMINNKNSKLAAELYEVKKLWEKSNFIPDANSTLRLTYGYVKGYSPADAVYMSPFTTLSGVIEKSYLGSEYAIPDKLKTIYELKDFGEFYDEGLKDVPAAILYNTDTTGGNSGSPIMNSYGELIGLNFDRAYEATINDFAWDESYSRSIGVDIRYVLFITQKLGGADYLLDEMGI, encoded by the coding sequence ATGAAAACTAAAAAATATTCAACTGTCTTACTAATTTCATTTTTGTTTTTATTTTTAACCGGAATGTTTACTCCCGTTCCGGAAGAAGGAATGTTTCCGTTAAGTGAAATTCATAAAATTGATTTGGTGAAAGCCGGATTAAAAATTGATCCGCTTGAAGTTTACAATCCAAACGGAATAAGCTTGATTGATGCTTTGGTAAAAGTTGGCGGATGTTCTGGTTCATTTATTTCAAAAGAAGGATTAATTTTAACAAATCACCATTGTGCATTTGGTGCAATAAGCAAAGCAAGTTCACCGGAAAATAATTATTTAGAAAACGGATTTTTAGCTAAAACAAAATTGGAAGAAATTCCAGCAAAAGGCACAACAGTGAGAATTACAGAATCTTACCAAGATGTTTCTGATATAATTTTAAACTCCGTAATTGGAATTGAAGATTTAACAGAACGAACAAAAATTATTGAAACCAAAATAAAAGAACTTGCAGATTCTGCAGAAGATAAATCCAATTCAATTGTTGGAGAAGTTTCAGAAATGTTTAAAGGAAAAACTTATGTTCTTTTCAAATATAGAATTATAAAAGATGTTCGTTTGGTTTATGCTCCACCGAGATCAATCGGTGAGTTTGGCGGCGAAACAGATAATTGGGTTTGGCCAAGACACACCGGCGATTTTACGTTTATGCGTGCTTATGTTGCTCCGGATGGAAGTGCCGCGGAATTTTCAGAAAATAATATTCCGTTTATGCCAAAGAAATTTCTTAAAATAAATCCTAACGGAGTTGAAGAAAATGATTTTGTTTTCATTCTTGGTTATCCGGGAACAACATACCGACATATGCCTTCGTACTTTTTACAATATCAACAAAATTATAATTTGCCTATTATTTCAAATACATATGAATGGATGATTGAAGAATTGGAAAAAATTGGTAAAGATGATATTGAACTTCAATTAAAATTTGCATCAACAATTAAGCGTTTGGCAAATACAATGAAAAATTTTAAAGGAAAATTGAAAGGATTAAAACGAATAGAACTTGTTGAAAAAAAGCAAAATGAAGAAAAAGAATTATTGGACTTTATAAATTCGAATGAAGAATTAAAAAGCAAATACGGAAATTTATTAATCGAATTTAAAAATAATTATGATGAATTATTTTCAATAGCAGATAAAAATTTATGGTTTAACGTAATTAAAAGATTTTCAAACGGATATAGGATTGCAGATAAAATTATTGAATATAACGATGAAAAGAATAAACCGGAAAACGAAAGAAATGAAAATTATAAAGATGAAAATATTGAAAAGAGTAAAAAACAAATTAGAGAGATTTTAAATGAATACAATTCGCAATTTGAAAAATCCTTACTTATCAAAATGTTTACTGATGCGGAAAAATTTGAGAATAAAATTCAATCTCTGGAAAGCATAAATAATTTAAATGAATTTGTAGAAAATAATTTGATGAACTCAAAAATGTTTAACGAAAATTATATTGATGAAATTCTAATAAAATCTCCGGATGAATTTGACGATAAATTTATTTCTTTAGTTAGAAATTTAGAAATTGAATTCGATGAAATTGATAAAAAATATGAAATGATTAACAATAAAAATTCTAAACTTGCCGCAGAACTTTATGAAGTAAAAAAATTGTGGGAAAAATCTAATTTTATTCCGGACGCAAATTCAACTTTACGTTTAACTTATGGATATGTAAAAGGTTACTCTCCGGCAGATGCAGTTTATATGTCACCTTTTACAACATTATCCGGAGTAATCGAAAAAAGTTATTTAGGAAGTGAATATGCAATCCCGGATAAATTAAAAACGATATATGAATTAAAAGATTTTGGTGAATTTTACGATGAAGGTTTAAAAGATGTTCCAGCAGCAATTTTGTACAATACAGATACAACCGGCGGAAATTCTGGAAGTCCTATAATGAACTCTTACGGCGAATTAATTGGATTAAATTTTGATAGAGCTTATGAAGCAACAATAAATGATTTTGCTTGGGATGAATCTTATAGTCGTTCTATTGGGGTTGATATCAGATACGTTTTATTTATTACACAAAAACTTGGCGGCGCTGATTATTTATTGGATGAAATGGGAATTTAA
- a CDS encoding phosphatidate cytidylyltransferase, whose amino-acid sequence MALGNTSVRILVSLVAIPLILATCFYGRIPFLIFVLGIGLISFWEFSELVKKKNIYPNLVLGFLTVAIFVINKYYNFMQVEIIILISAILILLTELFRNKSSAILNTSTTFLGILYLGMFSTSILGIREFYNFSELLYDEGGYLIISILASIWICDSAAFFIGSAFGKHKLFPRVSPNKSWEGAIAGFVFSVFAMIAAKALVLDSLTLFDSIIIGIIVGIVGQLGDLVESLFKRDAGVKDSSNLIPGHGGIFDRFDSLLLTAPSVYVYLVLFVSN is encoded by the coding sequence TTGGCTTTAGGAAATACTTCTGTTAGAATTTTAGTTTCGCTTGTTGCAATTCCATTAATTCTTGCTACTTGTTTTTATGGAAGAATTCCTTTTTTGATTTTTGTTTTGGGTATCGGACTAATTTCATTTTGGGAATTTTCAGAATTAGTTAAGAAAAAAAATATTTATCCAAATTTAGTTTTAGGATTTTTAACAGTTGCAATTTTTGTAATAAATAAATATTACAATTTCATGCAAGTTGAAATTATAATTTTAATTTCAGCAATTTTAATTTTGCTCACTGAACTTTTTAGAAATAAATCATCTGCAATTTTAAATACAAGCACAACTTTTTTAGGAATTTTGTATTTAGGAATGTTTTCCACATCAATTTTGGGAATTAGAGAATTCTATAATTTCTCAGAATTATTATATGATGAAGGCGGATATTTAATAATTTCAATTTTAGCATCAATTTGGATTTGTGATTCTGCGGCTTTTTTTATTGGTTCCGCTTTTGGAAAACATAAATTATTTCCAAGGGTAAGCCCAAACAAAAGCTGGGAAGGAGCAATTGCGGGTTTTGTATTTTCCGTTTTTGCAATGATTGCGGCAAAAGCTTTGGTGTTAGACAGCTTAACATTATTTGATTCAATAATTATTGGAATTATTGTTGGAATTGTTGGACAGCTTGGTGATTTAGTTGAAAGCTTATTTAAAAGAGATGCCGGAGTTAAAGATTCATCTAATTTAATTCCCGGTCACGGAGGAATTTTTGATAGATTCGATTCACTTTTATTAACTGCACCATCTGTTTATGTTTATTTGGTTTTATTTGTCAGCAACTAA